The genomic stretch ACAATTTAATTACATATATTCTTATCCTGAGATAAAAAGTTTTTCAAATAAAGATCCTGTTTTTTATGATCTGAGAAAAAAAATTGTTAAATATAATAAAAGAGAAAATGTTCCTTTGTTTATTTATTTATATCGAGTAAAGGAAGGTGATACTTTTTTTAGGATTGCGAATAAATTGAATGGTTGGCAGGCTAGTATTGCTACAATTAACATGTTAGATTCTCCTGTTTTAAAGGTAGGACAAGAAATTTTATTTCCCAGTAAGAAAGGTCTTTTTATCTTTAATAGTAGGGAATATAGATTTAATAATTTACTCTTAGCAACAAGGGATTTAAAAAAAGCAGAGAAAGTAAAAATTAAGAGGAATAATAAGATTTATGAGTTTTATTTTTTTGATTCGATTGAACAACCAAAATTAAGTTTTTTTTCAACTACAGAGATGCTTTTCTTTTTAAATTCTGATTTTATTTTCCCTTTAAAGAAATTTATCATAAGTTCTGATTTTGGATTTAGACCAGATCCTTTTACTGGTGTTAAAAATTTTCATACAGGTATAGATCTTGCAGCGCCGATTAACACTTTAGTTTTTTGTTCGGCTTATGGTGTTGTAGGTTTAGTTGGGTTT from Borrelia duttonii Ly encodes the following:
- a CDS encoding LysM peptidoglycan-binding domain-containing M23 family metallopeptidase, with product MSKCIFLFATLFFVVQFNYIYSYPEIKSFSNKDPVFYDLRKKIVKYNKRENVPLFIYLYRVKEGDTFFRIANKLNGWQASIATINMLDSPVLKVGQEILFPSKKGLFIFNSREYRFNNLLLATRDLKKAEKVKIKRNNKIYEFYFFDSIEQPKLSFFSTTEMLFFLNSDFIFPLKKFIISSDFGFRPDPFTGVKNFHTGIDLAAPINTLVFCSAYGVVGLVGFNNVYGNFVVVEHKNNVKSLYGHLNSYVVKRGDILRTGDIIGKVGQTGRSTGPHLHFEILKRDAPINPVTILK